From Bacteroidota bacterium, the proteins below share one genomic window:
- a CDS encoding TatD family hydrolase, translating into MLLVDTHTHLYADAFNADRPDLIKAAMAKGIGRFYLPNIDAASIGPMLELEAAYPGVCIPMMGLHPCHVQQDWQAALKRVEEELMRRKWVAIGEIGIDLYWDKTYFAEQQQAFLQQVAWANERQLPVVIHSRESFAEIIELLDRQPKASPQGIFHCFTGTIEQARQAIDRGFYLGIGGVVTFKKSGLDAVVEQIPLEHLVLETDAPYLAPTPHRGKRNLPEYVYLVAEKIAEIKGVTIEEVAKVTTENANRIFGI; encoded by the coding sequence ATGTTACTGGTCGATACCCACACCCACCTCTACGCCGACGCTTTTAATGCCGACCGTCCGGACCTGATCAAAGCCGCGATGGCAAAGGGCATCGGACGATTTTACCTGCCCAACATCGATGCCGCATCCATCGGTCCTATGCTCGAATTGGAAGCCGCGTACCCCGGTGTCTGCATCCCGATGATGGGCTTGCACCCCTGTCATGTGCAGCAGGACTGGCAGGCGGCGCTGAAAAGGGTAGAAGAGGAGTTGATGCGCCGAAAATGGGTGGCGATCGGGGAGATTGGCATCGACCTGTACTGGGACAAAACCTATTTTGCCGAGCAGCAGCAGGCATTTTTGCAACAAGTGGCCTGGGCGAACGAACGACAGCTACCGGTCGTTATCCACTCCCGGGAGTCCTTCGCGGAAATCATCGAGCTGCTCGACCGACAGCCGAAGGCATCGCCACAAGGGATCTTCCATTGCTTCACCGGAACGATCGAACAAGCGCGACAAGCGATCGACCGCGGTTTTTACCTCGGCATCGGAGGTGTTGTCACCTTCAAGAAATCCGGATTGGATGCGGTGGTGGAACAAATTCCGCTCGAACACCTCGTACTGGAGACCGACGCTCCCTACCTTGCACCGACCCCGCACCGTGGTAAGCGCAACCTGCCCGAGTACGTCTATCTCGTAGCGGAAAAGATCGCGGAGATCAAGGGTGTGACGATTGAAGAGGTGGCCAAAGTGACGACGGAGAATGCCAACAGGATATTCGGGATATGA
- a CDS encoding CbbQ/NirQ/NorQ/GpvN family protein, which translates to MRPLNAQLPDTNATGGVYYKETGRETEVFRHCFREKLPLLLKGPTGTGKSRYVEFMAAELQLPFLTVACHEETSTVDLLGRYIVKGDTTEWIDGPLTQAVRQGGIIYLDEIAEARPDVLVAIHSLTDHRRMLFLDRHHEVLRAPDDFMLVASFNPGYQRGYKELKPSTRQRFVTLSFDYPGQSIEAEILYGETEIDRAIANKLVGFAARVRGMAELGLAETASTRLLVDAAKLIHSGMPPRLSCTVAIAETLTDDPEVRQSLVDLINMTF; encoded by the coding sequence ATGAGGCCCTTGAACGCGCAGCTTCCTGATACCAACGCGACCGGCGGCGTTTATTACAAAGAAACCGGTCGCGAAACGGAAGTGTTCCGACACTGCTTTCGGGAAAAGCTGCCGCTGCTACTGAAAGGGCCTACCGGAACGGGTAAGTCGCGCTATGTGGAGTTCATGGCCGCTGAATTGCAATTACCCTTCCTGACGGTAGCTTGTCATGAAGAGACCTCTACGGTCGACTTGCTGGGTCGTTATATCGTGAAGGGAGATACGACGGAATGGATCGATGGACCGCTCACGCAGGCGGTCCGGCAGGGCGGGATCATCTACCTGGATGAGATCGCCGAAGCGCGCCCCGATGTTCTGGTGGCCATTCACTCACTGACCGATCATCGTCGAATGCTCTTTCTCGATCGTCATCATGAAGTGTTGCGTGCCCCGGACGATTTCATGCTCGTGGCGTCCTTCAACCCCGGGTACCAACGCGGATACAAGGAACTCAAACCCTCCACCCGCCAGCGATTCGTGACCCTTTCGTTCGATTATCCCGGACAAAGCATCGAAGCGGAGATCCTGTATGGTGAAACCGAAATCGATCGCGCGATCGCGAATAAGCTGGTCGGATTCGCGGCAAGAGTTCGCGGCATGGCGGAACTGGGTCTCGCCGAAACCGCGTCGACGCGGTTGTTGGTTGACGCGGCCAAGCTCATCCACAGCGGAATGCCGCCGCGGCTTTCCTGTACGGTAGCGATCGCAGAAACGTTGACGGACGACCCGGAAGTGCGTCAGTCGCTGGTTGACCTGATCAACATGACCTTTTAA
- the dusB gene encoding tRNA dihydrouridine synthase DusB, whose protein sequence is MLPKLPDFPLLLAPMEDVSDPPFRFVCKQNGADMMYTEFISSEGLIRHAAKSTMKLDIFEYERPIGIQLFGGEIGSMREAALIAEAAQPDLIDINYGCPVKAVACKGAGAALLQDIPKMVKMTEEIVRAVKLPVTVKTRLGWDDLTKNIVEVAERLQDIGIAALTIHGRTRKQMYKGPADWTLIGEVKNNPRMRIPIFGNGDIDSPMKAVEMRQRYGVDGVMIGRASIGYPWIFREIRHYLNTGEMLAGPTIDERVANCRTHLQKSVEWKGERLGVVEMRKHYANYFKGLDHFRDYRIRLVTLDHLDELHAVLDEIRERYELVNVRT, encoded by the coding sequence ATGCTTCCCAAACTCCCCGACTTCCCGCTGCTCCTGGCTCCTATGGAGGATGTCAGTGATCCGCCGTTTCGGTTTGTTTGTAAGCAGAACGGGGCGGACATGATGTACACGGAGTTCATCTCGAGCGAAGGACTCATCCGGCATGCCGCCAAGAGTACGATGAAGCTTGACATCTTCGAGTACGAACGTCCGATCGGGATCCAGTTGTTCGGTGGCGAGATCGGTTCGATGCGCGAAGCCGCATTGATCGCGGAGGCTGCACAGCCGGATCTCATCGACATCAATTATGGTTGTCCGGTCAAGGCGGTCGCCTGCAAGGGCGCCGGCGCCGCGCTACTGCAGGATATCCCGAAGATGGTGAAGATGACCGAAGAGATCGTCAGGGCCGTAAAGCTGCCGGTGACGGTGAAGACCCGTCTCGGCTGGGATGATCTGACCAAGAACATCGTCGAAGTCGCCGAGCGGCTCCAGGACATCGGCATTGCCGCGCTCACGATACACGGTCGTACACGCAAGCAGATGTACAAAGGTCCGGCCGACTGGACGCTCATCGGCGAAGTGAAGAACAATCCGCGCATGCGTATACCGATCTTCGGCAACGGCGACATCGACTCTCCGATGAAGGCCGTGGAGATGCGTCAACGCTACGGCGTGGACGGCGTGATGATCGGACGCGCCAGCATCGGTTATCCATGGATCTTCCGGGAGATCCGGCATTACCTCAACACGGGCGAAATGTTAGCGGGACCCACGATCGACGAACGCGTCGCGAATTGTCGTACGCATTTGCAGAAGTCCGTGGAGTGGAAGGGAGAACGTTTGGGCGTAGTGGAAATGCGCAAGCACTACGCGAATTACTTCAAAGGGCTGGATCATTTTCGCGACTACCGCATCCGGCTTGTGACGCTCGATCATTTGGACGAGCTGCACGCGGTGCTCGACGAGATCCGGGAGCGGTACGAACTGGTCAATGTGCGTACTTGA
- a CDS encoding glycosyltransferase family 9 protein: MSKFLLLRFSSIGDIVLTSPVIRCLKEQLPGAEVHFLTKRSFEPVLQHNPYIDRLHLTGTGDQLPLRELKAERFDAIIDLHHNLRTLRVAAALGVKRYAFRKLNVEKWLRVNLKVDRLPKLHIVDRYLETVADFGVRNDGKGLDYFISEDEEQEGLSILPPSHRNGYIGFVIGARHETKRMPDRNLVTLCGMLKCPVVLLGGKEDAELGEFIRHRVGETVFNACGKTGLNASAALVKHADSIITHDTGLMHIAAAFGKRIVSVWGNTIPEFGMYPYKKQGSTEPIFIEEVKNLSCRPCSKIGYGKCPKGHFRCMRDQNLFAIAEHTLGRDT, encoded by the coding sequence GTGTCAAAATTTCTGCTCCTTCGGTTTTCTTCCATTGGCGACATCGTGCTCACGAGCCCGGTGATACGTTGCCTCAAGGAGCAATTGCCCGGCGCGGAGGTACACTTTCTTACCAAGCGCTCCTTCGAACCGGTATTGCAGCACAATCCATACATCGACCGTTTACACCTTACCGGAACAGGTGATCAACTGCCCTTGCGTGAGCTGAAAGCAGAGCGTTTCGATGCCATCATCGACCTGCACCACAACCTGCGTACCCTCCGGGTTGCAGCCGCCCTTGGGGTGAAGCGCTACGCGTTTCGAAAACTCAACGTGGAAAAATGGTTGCGCGTCAACCTGAAGGTGGATCGCCTGCCCAAACTTCACATAGTCGATCGTTACCTGGAAACTGTCGCAGATTTCGGGGTGCGCAACGACGGTAAGGGGCTCGACTACTTCATCAGCGAAGACGAAGAACAGGAAGGGCTTTCGATACTGCCTCCCTCCCACCGCAACGGCTACATCGGCTTCGTCATCGGTGCACGACACGAGACCAAACGAATGCCCGATCGGAACCTGGTAACGCTTTGCGGCATGCTCAAGTGTCCGGTCGTGTTACTGGGCGGAAAGGAAGATGCCGAGCTGGGCGAATTCATTCGTCACCGCGTCGGAGAAACGGTCTTCAATGCCTGCGGCAAAACCGGACTCAACGCCTCCGCCGCGCTCGTGAAACATGCCGACTCCATCATCACCCACGACACGGGGCTGATGCACATCGCAGCAGCCTTCGGTAAGCGGATCGTATCGGTCTGGGGAAACACCATTCCGGAATTCGGTATGTATCCTTACAAAAAACAGGGAAGCACCGAACCGATTTTCATCGAAGAGGTCAAGAACCTCTCTTGCCGTCCCTGCTCCAAGATCGGATACGGCAAGTGTCCAAAGGGACATTTCCGGTGTATGCGGGATCAGAATCTCTTTGCAATCGCGGAGCACACCCTCGGGCGCGACACCTGA
- a CDS encoding type I asparaginase: protein MSRKTTSSRKKILLIYTGGTIGMMKDHHTGALRPVDFSAIVEQVPELRQLNCSFGFHAFGLPIDSSNVQPEFWGTLARVIEREYARYDGFVILHGTDTMAYTASALSYMLQNLDKPVLLTGSQLPLGAIRTDARRNLITSVEIIAGDVLVPEVCICFSNQLYRGNRAEKYTSSKFDAFHSLNYPVLAEAGTHIVFDKPEIRKKPTGKFRVKYGFNTEVALLKIYPGIHTEAMRAILSTPGLRAAIIETYGSGNAPTDPGFLRVLKEAIDRGITLINISQCSGGSVEQGKYETSLHLQEIGVVSGMDMTTEAAITKAMFLLGQGYKGDRFERAMVKSLAGEVGVF from the coding sequence ATGTCCCGCAAGACCACCTCATCCCGCAAAAAGATCCTGCTCATCTATACCGGAGGAACAATCGGTATGATGAAAGACCACCATACCGGAGCACTGCGGCCCGTTGATTTCAGCGCGATCGTTGAACAAGTGCCCGAACTGCGTCAGTTGAATTGCAGCTTCGGGTTTCATGCTTTCGGCTTGCCCATCGATTCTTCGAATGTCCAGCCGGAATTCTGGGGTACCCTTGCGCGGGTGATTGAACGCGAGTACGCGCGCTACGACGGCTTCGTCATTCTTCACGGCACCGACACGATGGCGTATACTGCATCCGCGCTGAGTTATATGTTGCAGAATCTGGACAAGCCCGTGTTGTTAACCGGCTCGCAGTTGCCGTTAGGCGCCATTCGTACCGATGCACGCAGGAACCTCATCACCAGCGTGGAGATCATCGCCGGCGATGTACTCGTACCGGAGGTGTGCATCTGCTTCAGCAATCAACTCTACCGCGGCAACCGTGCGGAGAAATATACATCCTCGAAATTCGACGCGTTCCACTCGCTCAACTATCCGGTATTAGCGGAAGCGGGCACACACATCGTCTTCGACAAACCGGAGATCCGGAAGAAACCCACCGGAAAATTTCGGGTGAAATATGGTTTCAATACCGAAGTGGCGTTGCTCAAGATCTATCCCGGCATCCACACTGAAGCCATGCGAGCCATTCTTTCTACACCCGGTTTGCGCGCGGCGATCATCGAAACCTACGGCAGCGGTAATGCGCCGACGGATCCCGGATTCCTGCGCGTCCTGAAGGAAGCGATCGACCGCGGCATCACCCTCATCAACATCTCTCAATGTTCAGGAGGATCGGTTGAGCAGGGAAAATACGAAACCAGCCTGCACCTGCAGGAGATCGGCGTAGTCAGCGGCATGGACATGACCACCGAAGCCGCGATTACCAAAGCCATGTTCCTGCTCGGACAAGGCTACAAAGGAGATCGGTTTGAGCGGGCAATGGTAAAAAGCCTGGCCGGGGAGGTTGGGGTTTTCTAG
- a CDS encoding HNH endonuclease, with protein MNPLPFIPKQLYNRRTDIHAKYGGNWQSGICPSANYPYIFIFSGKSGRQHGYKDGWDNPDVYSYTGEGQAGDMQFTKGNLALRDHIQNGKRVFLFEIESKGIVRFICEVEVFDTGYFETHDTAGKQRIGITFFFKRLGVFLPALPGLFDSLNVAGEPPVEYSFKLPNETERKGLITSRVGQGAYRKRIIHRWEYKCAVTGFNKLDVLIASHIVPWKDSTENERLDVHNGILLSPTFDALFDRHLISFSNNGKIILTDKIELQAFNKVGVWGKEVIKNLSIHNHEYLEKHRNLFHQVNSK; from the coding sequence ATGAATCCCCTGCCATTTATACCGAAACAACTGTATAATCGGCGGACGGATATACATGCCAAATATGGTGGTAATTGGCAAAGTGGTATCTGTCCATCTGCGAATTATCCGTACATCTTTATCTTCTCAGGAAAATCTGGACGCCAACACGGTTATAAAGATGGATGGGACAATCCGGACGTGTATTCATACACTGGCGAAGGGCAAGCTGGCGATATGCAATTCACTAAAGGAAACCTAGCACTACGTGATCATATACAAAATGGTAAACGCGTTTTTTTGTTCGAAATAGAATCCAAAGGGATAGTTCGATTTATTTGTGAGGTAGAGGTTTTTGACACGGGGTATTTTGAAACACATGACACCGCTGGTAAACAACGAATTGGAATAACTTTCTTCTTTAAGCGATTAGGAGTGTTCCTTCCTGCGCTTCCAGGGTTGTTTGATTCACTTAATGTAGCTGGAGAGCCACCCGTAGAATATAGTTTCAAATTGCCCAATGAAACTGAACGAAAGGGGTTAATCACATCAAGGGTTGGACAAGGGGCTTATCGAAAGCGGATTATTCACCGTTGGGAATACAAGTGCGCCGTAACAGGGTTTAATAAGTTGGATGTTTTGATCGCGTCACACATTGTTCCTTGGAAAGATTCCACAGAAAATGAGCGCTTAGATGTACACAACGGCATTTTATTATCACCAACTTTCGATGCATTATTTGATCGTCACTTGATTAGCTTTTCCAACAATGGAAAAATTATTTTAACTGATAAAATAGAATTACAGGCCTTTAATAAGGTGGGGGTTTGGGGGAAGGAGGTGATTAAAAACTTAAGCATTCATAATCATGAATATCTTGAAAAGCACAGAAATTTATTTCATCAGGTAAATTCAAAATAA
- a CDS encoding T9SS type A sorting domain-containing protein produces the protein MKTIARILGFICLFFLVKGVAAQTLRTETGTPWTGARGVTLSVQELMDLQAQSAETNGPRIPREHEIELDRRNNPNSPLTDRWPVGAQERDGAPGGGNQTYATQTIGTSFLAANSSVSAFVPPDCNGDVGPTQILTVANGRVRVYSKAGVLGGLNVTTDVFFNSVRNSSSVSDPHVRYDRLTQRWFVVAINVASTNNRVLIAVSSGPTITNTSSFTFFYFQFNLVSPAGDAGKFLDYPTLGVDASALYIGGVRFNPNVFDGCPVFVVRKSSVLGAGPIVATAFRTAGGTSTGIYVPQGVHNDDPAATEGYFIGTDAGVYGAINVIRIGTPGGTPTLTALPAITIPLNSAPQLQVHQGAAANRRLDALDDRLFAAHIMQNKLTGASSLWTCHTSRANSSGVSSGTQNRNVTRWYQLTNLTTTPALAQSGTLYDNAATNPRGFWNGSIAMTGQGHAVLGCTSAGAAARADVAVAGRYSSDASGTLQTFNLATNSSTTYVAQATDGQRWGDYSQTVVDPNDNMTAWTFQEYCDAANSWGLRVVQLKAPAPPPTASLNALPTIGNLASVTVNVIANSTPNNTAFFDPGADAGGPGWANHITATATGGIAVNGATFISPTQVNLDLNTTGVSAGTYTITIINPDGQTTTIPITISSTLPIELISFSARATENFCELDWVTASETNNDYFTIERSVTGEEFEAVAKVKGAGTTTTLENYEYRDMQPHEGLSYYRLRQTDYDGTSTVSDIIPVDLKRSKFELTGISPDWNRQLVHVYFSDKNDQTLDYVIVDQLGKTVLNGRIQSNRGSNALRIDASSLAKGMYYFNIGTGEKVLSGKFYY, from the coding sequence GTGAAAACCATTGCCCGAATCCTCGGATTTATCTGCTTATTCTTTCTGGTAAAAGGCGTCGCCGCGCAAACCCTGCGTACCGAGACTGGTACGCCCTGGACAGGTGCCCGCGGCGTTACGCTCAGTGTGCAGGAGCTCATGGATCTCCAGGCGCAATCGGCGGAGACCAACGGCCCGCGTATTCCGCGTGAACACGAGATAGAACTTGACCGGCGCAATAATCCGAATTCGCCCTTGACGGATCGTTGGCCCGTCGGCGCTCAGGAACGCGACGGCGCCCCGGGCGGAGGTAATCAGACCTACGCCACGCAAACCATCGGCACCAGTTTCCTGGCGGCGAACAGCAGCGTGTCGGCGTTTGTTCCGCCGGATTGCAATGGCGATGTCGGCCCTACACAGATCCTCACCGTCGCCAATGGTCGCGTACGCGTATACAGCAAAGCAGGCGTATTGGGCGGACTGAATGTCACCACCGACGTGTTCTTTAATTCCGTTCGCAACAGCAGCTCGGTGAGTGATCCGCACGTTCGTTACGACCGTCTCACCCAGCGCTGGTTTGTGGTGGCCATCAACGTGGCTTCTACGAACAACCGTGTGCTGATCGCCGTGAGCAGTGGCCCGACGATCACGAACACCAGTTCGTTCACCTTCTTCTATTTTCAATTCAACCTCGTATCGCCGGCCGGTGATGCCGGGAAGTTCCTTGACTACCCGACCCTGGGTGTAGACGCCTCGGCGCTTTACATCGGTGGCGTGCGATTCAACCCGAACGTATTTGACGGCTGTCCTGTCTTTGTGGTCAGAAAAAGCTCCGTGCTGGGTGCCGGACCGATTGTCGCCACGGCATTCCGCACGGCAGGAGGGACGAGCACCGGTATCTACGTTCCACAGGGTGTACACAACGATGATCCGGCCGCCACAGAAGGTTACTTTATCGGCACCGACGCCGGTGTCTATGGCGCGATCAACGTAATCCGGATCGGTACACCCGGCGGTACGCCGACCTTGACAGCCTTACCCGCGATCACGATTCCACTGAACAGCGCGCCGCAACTGCAGGTGCACCAGGGCGCGGCGGCCAACCGTCGCCTCGACGCGCTCGACGATCGACTCTTCGCCGCGCACATCATGCAGAATAAACTGACCGGCGCGAGTTCCCTTTGGACCTGTCATACTTCCCGGGCGAACAGTTCCGGTGTTTCTTCGGGAACTCAGAACCGCAACGTGACACGCTGGTATCAACTGACCAACCTCACCACCACGCCCGCGCTGGCGCAGTCGGGCACGCTCTACGACAACGCCGCGACCAACCCGCGCGGCTTCTGGAACGGAAGCATCGCGATGACCGGTCAGGGCCATGCGGTACTGGGATGCACTTCCGCCGGAGCGGCAGCGCGCGCGGATGTCGCGGTTGCGGGGCGGTATTCTTCCGACGCCTCCGGAACATTACAGACCTTTAACCTCGCCACGAACAGTTCTACGACTTACGTTGCACAGGCGACCGACGGACAGCGTTGGGGCGATTACTCGCAGACCGTTGTCGATCCGAACGATAACATGACCGCCTGGACGTTTCAGGAATACTGTGACGCGGCCAACTCGTGGGGCTTGCGCGTGGTTCAACTCAAGGCGCCGGCTCCTCCGCCGACCGCCAGCCTGAATGCGCTCCCGACTATCGGCAACCTGGCTTCCGTCACGGTCAACGTGATCGCGAACAGCACCCCGAACAATACCGCTTTCTTCGATCCGGGCGCCGATGCCGGTGGTCCGGGTTGGGCGAACCACATCACGGCTACCGCGACCGGCGGCATCGCTGTGAATGGGGCGACCTTTATCAGCCCGACGCAAGTCAACCTCGATCTGAATACGACCGGTGTTTCTGCCGGAACCTATACGATCACCATCATCAACCCCGACGGACAAACCACCACGATCCCGATCACCATCTCCAGCACCCTGCCGATCGAACTCATTTCGTTCTCGGCACGTGCGACGGAAAATTTTTGCGAACTCGACTGGGTGACCGCTTCGGAAACGAACAACGACTACTTCACCATCGAGCGGAGCGTTACCGGAGAGGAATTCGAAGCCGTAGCGAAGGTCAAAGGCGCGGGTACGACCACAACGCTGGAGAACTACGAGTACCGCGACATGCAGCCGCACGAAGGACTCTCGTATTATCGACTGCGTCAAACCGACTACGACGGCACCTCCACGGTGTCCGACATCATCCCGGTCGACCTCAAGCGCAGCAAGTTCGAGCTCACCGGCATTTCACCGGATTGGAACCGGCAATTGGTACACGTCTATTTCTCCGACAAGAACGACCAGACACTTGATTACGTCATCGTGGATCAGCTTGGCAAGACCGTACTCAACGGCCGCATCCAATCCAACCGCGGCTCCAACGCGCTCCGCATCGACGCCTCCTCGCTTGCAAAGGGAATGTACTACTTCAACATCGGGACGGGGGAGAAGGTGTTGAGTGGGAAGTTTTATTATTGA
- a CDS encoding CPBP family intramembrane metalloprotease, which produces MPLKSIWAQNTPYSKFLLGVGVILISAVAFTLLSTVVVTGLYGIPMYQLENMLQDVKNPLTLQVLKVIQTGSTIGTFIVPAWVLAYLFHGDPKEYLQLRKVAPATSLLWVGLGMLTAVPLINLLGDLNSKMHLPSFLAPVEQWMRDSEDKAAVLTEAFLDMPDPGALLFNLFMIALLPAIGEEWLFRGVVQRLFSEWSGKKQVGIWAAALLFSAMHLQFYGFVPRLLLGALLGYLLLWSGSIWLPMLAHFLNNAAAVIAAYLYQHQLINANPDTLGLGPEQFMVLLASIVLTALFFVLGKRNAQSV; this is translated from the coding sequence ATGCCCCTCAAGTCAATCTGGGCCCAAAACACGCCGTATTCGAAGTTTTTACTCGGAGTCGGGGTGATTTTGATCTCTGCCGTAGCCTTTACGCTGCTCAGCACCGTGGTCGTGACCGGCCTGTACGGCATCCCGATGTACCAGTTGGAGAACATGCTGCAGGACGTGAAAAACCCGCTGACCCTGCAAGTATTGAAGGTGATCCAGACCGGCAGCACGATCGGTACGTTCATCGTTCCGGCCTGGGTGTTGGCGTATCTGTTTCACGGCGATCCGAAGGAATACCTGCAGTTGCGCAAGGTCGCTCCGGCAACGAGTCTGTTGTGGGTGGGCCTGGGAATGCTCACAGCCGTGCCGCTCATCAACCTGCTGGGCGATTTAAACAGCAAGATGCATTTGCCTTCGTTCCTCGCACCGGTGGAGCAATGGATGCGCGACTCGGAAGATAAAGCGGCGGTACTCACCGAGGCGTTCCTCGACATGCCCGATCCGGGCGCGCTGCTGTTTAACCTCTTCATGATCGCCCTGCTGCCGGCCATTGGAGAGGAGTGGTTATTCCGCGGTGTAGTACAGCGATTGTTCAGCGAATGGTCGGGGAAGAAACAAGTCGGCATTTGGGCGGCGGCCTTACTCTTCAGTGCCATGCACCTGCAGTTCTATGGCTTCGTACCCCGGCTGTTGTTGGGAGCGCTCCTTGGCTACTTACTACTCTGGAGCGGATCGATCTGGTTACCCATGCTCGCCCACTTCCTCAACAACGCGGCGGCCGTCATCGCGGCGTATCTCTACCAACACCAACTCATCAACGCCAACCCCGACACACTCGGCCTCGGCCCAGAACAGTTCATGGTCCTCCTCGCCTCGATCGTCCTAACGGCCTTGTTCTTTGTTTTGGGTAAACGCAATGCCCAATCCGTGTAG
- a CDS encoding cytochrome c: protein MLSKSQARLFFIIGTVAFSGVFLWLTVDTMRKIPQQTRQQNITAEVNRGKLIWDANNCMGCHTIFGEGAYYAPELTKAYERRGEQWLTLFLKDPEALYPGQRKMVNYHFSDAEIADVIAFLKWVGEVDLNGFPAKPTLSQTK from the coding sequence ATGTTATCCAAATCACAAGCCCGGTTATTCTTCATCATAGGAACCGTGGCATTCTCGGGCGTATTCCTCTGGCTGACGGTGGATACGATGCGGAAAATTCCGCAGCAGACCCGACAACAGAACATCACAGCGGAAGTCAACCGCGGTAAATTGATCTGGGACGCGAACAACTGTATGGGCTGCCACACCATCTTCGGTGAAGGCGCTTATTACGCCCCGGAACTGACGAAAGCCTATGAACGGCGGGGCGAGCAGTGGCTCACGCTTTTTTTAAAGGACCCGGAAGCATTGTATCCGGGACAGCGGAAAATGGTCAACTATCATTTTAGCGACGCGGAGATTGCCGACGTGATCGCATTCCTCAAATGGGTGGGGGAAGTCGACCTGAATGGTTTTCCGGCCAAGCCGACACTTTCCCAAACGAAGTAG
- a CDS encoding cbb3-type cytochrome c oxidase subunit I, which translates to MKYQSQKLAYWFFATCMLLLSLQLIYGFIMGFAHMGYDGLHSVIPFNTARAVHTNLLVVWLLTGFMGAAYFIIPDEAGRELYSVKLGYIQLISLILVGVVALIGFHINWWEGRKFLEIPRPLDYLVVVNVLTFLFNIGATIYKSERISTTGIVLYTGLVAAALLYLPGMIYFDNQTIDSYFRWWVVHLWVEGVWELIMGGILAYLLIKLTGVDREVIEKWLYVIVGLTFLSGILGTGHHYYYIGTPKYWLIVGGIFSALEPLAFLGMALFAIVMYKRSGRDHPNKLALLWTIGCAIMSFVGAGFLGFAHTLPQVNLYTHGTLVTAMHGHLAFWGAYAMIVLAIIAYAMPQMTGRKRYSSMTGIIAFWMSNIGMLGMTGAFAVAGIAQVYLERKSGMEFLAVQKEIEPHFFGLILAATLFTIAIILYIYEFIRYGRPTDEALERAAS; encoded by the coding sequence ATGAAATACCAATCACAAAAACTGGCGTACTGGTTTTTCGCCACCTGTATGTTGCTGCTGAGCCTGCAGCTCATTTACGGTTTCATCATGGGCTTCGCGCACATGGGTTATGACGGCCTTCATTCGGTCATCCCCTTCAACACCGCACGTGCGGTCCACACCAACCTGCTGGTGGTCTGGTTACTCACCGGATTCATGGGCGCCGCCTATTTCATCATTCCCGACGAAGCGGGGCGTGAACTTTACTCGGTGAAACTAGGATACATCCAACTGATCAGCCTGATCCTTGTCGGGGTCGTGGCCTTGATCGGATTTCACATCAATTGGTGGGAAGGCAGGAAGTTTCTGGAGATTCCCCGGCCGCTCGACTACCTGGTCGTAGTGAATGTACTTACCTTCCTGTTCAACATCGGCGCCACGATCTACAAGTCGGAGCGCATCAGTACCACCGGCATCGTATTGTACACCGGGCTTGTTGCCGCTGCGCTCTTGTATCTCCCGGGCATGATCTATTTCGACAACCAGACCATCGACTCGTACTTCCGCTGGTGGGTCGTGCATCTGTGGGTGGAAGGCGTATGGGAGCTCATCATGGGCGGCATCCTGGCTTACCTACTCATCAAACTCACCGGCGTTGACCGCGAAGTGATCGAGAAATGGTTGTATGTAATTGTCGGCTTGACGTTTCTCTCGGGAATCCTCGGAACCGGCCACCACTATTATTATATCGGCACGCCGAAGTATTGGTTGATCGTTGGCGGCATCTTCTCCGCGTTGGAGCCGTTGGCCTTCCTGGGAATGGCGCTCTTCGCCATCGTGATGTATAAACGCAGTGGTCGCGATCATCCGAACAAACTCGCCTTATTGTGGACCATCGGCTGCGCGATCATGTCGTTCGTCGGAGCCGGCTTCCTCGGCTTCGCACACACCCTGCCACAGGTCAACCTGTATACACACGGGACCCTGGTCACTGCCATGCACGGCCACCTTGCATTCTGGGGCGCTTATGCGATGATCGTCCTCGCCATCATCGCCTATGCAATGCCGCAGATGACCGGACGGAAACGTTATTCCAGTATGACCGGTATCATCGCCTTCTGGATGTCGAATATCGGCATGTTGGGAATGACCGGAGCATTCGCCGTCGCGGGTATCGCCCAGGTGTACCTGGAGCGAAAATCCGGAATGGAATTTCTCGCTGTTCAAAAGGAGATTGAGCCGCATTTCTTTGGATTGATCCTGGCCGCTACGCTCTTTACCATCGCTATCATTCTCTACATCTATGAATTCATCCGCTACGGTCGTCCGACCGATGAGGCCCTTGAACGCGCAGCTTCCTGA